A stretch of the Archangium violaceum genome encodes the following:
- a CDS encoding sensor histidine kinase — protein sequence MTQQHGGETLDSQEATARSEELVLRNEQRFFFMLALTCLPFWVVDALSVMRPTWDTLALRVVWAGLTLALGRSLWRLEPPRRRLVLTIGGVVVPNLFLLLVVHRLGGVGNPLFGWFCVMPVVSLSVSRGETWQALTSTFMPLVCAGTLLWLEGAPPVLAGSWLLLVAGSGVVGLQMSSFYRRLRKARKKAEEEQRAVQEALVASQARVLEAERLAQVGRLAAGVAHEVKNPLAYVQANLRFLLEEWRQPTTGASDTEYTDALHETMQGVERIHQIVKDLTALSRAEESVEGVGRCELAPIIDASVRLASVRLKSLVKLSVEVPGDLSVRAESRRLGQVLLNLLLNAADAIEDAKVLDGRVAVRVGVEAGRVRLMVEDNGPGISPENLPRLFTSFFTTKAPGKGTGLGLALSRQYVESFGGTLRAENRPEGGARFIVELSAA from the coding sequence TGGACAGCCAGGAGGCGACAGCACGGAGCGAGGAGCTGGTGCTCCGCAATGAGCAGCGCTTCTTCTTCATGCTGGCCCTGACGTGTCTGCCGTTCTGGGTGGTGGACGCGCTGTCGGTGATGAGGCCGACGTGGGACACGCTGGCGCTGCGCGTGGTGTGGGCGGGGCTGACGCTGGCGCTGGGTAGGTCGCTGTGGCGGTTGGAGCCGCCGCGCCGCCGGCTGGTGCTGACGATTGGCGGGGTGGTGGTGCCCAACCTCTTCCTGCTCCTGGTGGTGCACCGGCTGGGCGGGGTGGGCAACCCGCTCTTCGGCTGGTTCTGCGTGATGCCGGTGGTGAGCCTCTCGGTGTCACGGGGGGAGACGTGGCAGGCGTTGACGAGCACGTTCATGCCGCTCGTCTGCGCGGGCACGTTGCTGTGGCTGGAGGGGGCGCCGCCGGTGCTGGCGGGGTCGTGGCTGCTGCTGGTGGCGGGCTCCGGCGTGGTGGGGTTGCAGATGAGCTCCTTCTACCGGCGGCTGAGAAAGGCGCGGAAGAAGGCGGAGGAGGAGCAGCGCGCGGTGCAGGAGGCGCTGGTGGCGTCACAGGCGCGGGTGCTGGAGGCCGAGCGGTTGGCGCAGGTGGGGCGGCTGGCGGCGGGTGTGGCGCACGAGGTGAAGAACCCACTGGCGTACGTGCAGGCCAACCTGCGCTTCCTGTTGGAGGAGTGGCGGCAGCCGACGACGGGCGCCTCCGACACCGAGTACACCGACGCCCTGCACGAGACGATGCAGGGCGTGGAGCGCATCCATCAAATCGTGAAGGACCTCACGGCGCTGTCGCGCGCGGAGGAGTCGGTGGAGGGCGTGGGGCGGTGCGAGTTGGCGCCCATCATCGACGCGAGCGTGCGCCTGGCGTCGGTGCGGCTCAAGTCGCTGGTGAAGCTGTCGGTGGAGGTGCCGGGGGACCTCTCGGTGCGGGCCGAGTCGAGGCGGTTGGGGCAGGTGTTGCTCAACCTGCTGCTGAACGCGGCGGACGCCATCGAGGACGCGAAGGTGCTGGACGGGCGGGTGGCGGTGCGCGTGGGGGTGGAGGCCGGGCGGGTGAGGCTGATGGTGGAGGACAACGGGCCGGGCATCTCTCCGGAGAACCTGCCGCGGCTCTTCACGTCCTTCTTCACCACGAAGGCGCCGGGGAAGGGGACGGGCCTGGGGCTGGCGTTGTCGAGGCAGTACGTGGAGTCCTTCGGGGGCACGCTGCGCGCGGAGAACCGCCCGGAAGGCGGTGCGCGCTTCATCGTGGAGCTGTCGGCGGCCTAG
- a CDS encoding radical SAM protein: MPLARPHIEPRRVPTADSVVVKEIYLSVQGESSHAGLLCSFVRLTGCHLRCSYCDSEFAFHGGTRMKIPDVVAQVKALGAPRVEVTGGEPLLQPGVYPLMEELLAAGLIVLLETSGAIDVRLVPPAVHKIVDMKTPSSGECDRNDYRNLTTMNANDELKFVIGSREDYEWSKRLIAEHRLLEKPYELLFSTVFGKLTTKALAEWIIEDRLPVRFQLQMHKYTWDPNERGV, encoded by the coding sequence ATGCCCCTCGCGCGTCCCCACATCGAGCCCCGTCGTGTTCCCACCGCTGACTCGGTGGTGGTCAAGGAGATCTACCTGTCCGTGCAGGGCGAGTCCTCGCACGCAGGGCTCCTCTGCTCCTTCGTGCGGCTCACCGGCTGTCACCTGCGCTGCTCCTACTGTGACAGCGAGTTCGCCTTCCACGGCGGCACGCGCATGAAGATTCCGGACGTGGTCGCCCAGGTGAAGGCGCTCGGCGCGCCCCGCGTGGAGGTGACGGGTGGCGAGCCCCTGCTGCAGCCCGGGGTGTATCCGCTCATGGAGGAGCTGCTCGCCGCCGGCCTCATCGTGTTGTTGGAGACGAGCGGCGCCATCGACGTGCGGCTGGTGCCTCCGGCGGTCCATAAAATCGTGGACATGAAGACGCCGTCCTCGGGCGAGTGCGACCGGAACGACTACCGGAACCTCACCACGATGAACGCCAACGACGAGCTCAAGTTCGTCATCGGCAGCCGCGAGGACTACGAGTGGTCCAAGCGGCTCATCGCCGAGCACCGGCTGCTGGAGAAGCCCTACGAGCTGCTCTTCTCCACCGTCTTCGGCAAGCTCACCACGAAGGCGCTGGCCGAGTGGATCATCGAGGACCGGCTCCCGGTGCGCTTCCAGCTCCAGATGCACAAGTACACCTGGGACCCGAACGAGCGCGGGGTGTGA
- the nudC gene encoding NAD(+) diphosphatase, whose translation MSQPRFLPGHDAPTRSRDTALLFAARGLDLLVAERDGALHIPTGAELPALATEAHFLGTLDGVDCYAAALPKDTEPPAGMKLVPARGLYNRVDEVLFAIAGRALATAEWDITHRFCGRDGQPTVLVPGERARRCSVCNTPFYPRISPAVIVLITRGDSMLLARNANFPGAFFSTLAGFVDVGESLEETVVREVKEEVGVELKNLRYFGSQPWPFGRSLMLGFTAEYAGGDIQVDGKEIAEAAWFTPDNLPNLPPPMSIARQLINSFIAQVKARSTRG comes from the coding sequence GTGAGCCAGCCTCGATTCCTTCCCGGACATGATGCACCCACGCGCTCGCGTGACACCGCCCTGCTCTTCGCCGCGCGCGGCCTCGACCTCCTCGTCGCCGAACGCGACGGCGCCCTGCACATCCCCACTGGCGCGGAGCTGCCCGCGCTCGCCACCGAGGCTCACTTCCTCGGCACGCTCGATGGCGTGGACTGCTACGCCGCCGCCCTTCCCAAGGACACCGAGCCCCCCGCCGGAATGAAGCTCGTCCCCGCGCGCGGCCTCTACAACCGGGTGGACGAAGTCCTCTTCGCCATCGCCGGCCGGGCGCTCGCCACCGCCGAGTGGGACATCACCCACCGTTTCTGCGGGCGCGATGGTCAGCCCACGGTGCTCGTCCCCGGTGAGCGCGCTCGCCGCTGCTCCGTCTGCAACACGCCCTTCTACCCGCGCATCTCCCCCGCGGTCATCGTGCTCATCACCCGGGGTGACTCGATGCTGCTCGCGCGCAACGCCAACTTCCCTGGCGCCTTCTTCAGCACCCTGGCCGGCTTCGTCGATGTCGGCGAGTCGCTCGAGGAGACGGTGGTACGCGAGGTCAAGGAAGAGGTCGGCGTGGAGCTGAAGAACCTCCGCTACTTCGGCAGTCAGCCGTGGCCCTTCGGCCGCTCGCTCATGTTGGGCTTCACCGCCGAGTACGCGGGCGGCGATATCCAGGTGGATGGCAAGGAGATCGCCGAGGCCGCCTGGTTCACCCCCGACAACCTCCCGAACCTCCCCCCGCCCATGAGCATCGCCCGCCAGCTCATCAACAGTTTCATCGCCCAGGTGAAGGCGCGCTCCACGCGGGGCTGA